A region from the Dermacentor andersoni chromosome 11, qqDerAnde1_hic_scaffold, whole genome shotgun sequence genome encodes:
- the LOC129386895 gene encoding store-operated calcium entry-associated regulatory factor-like has translation MLPPVYFQWECKAEMKSQKFGLIQVRCEGYDSPQDEYVLLGSCRLEYYLERTEFGGGSLPSIPAHQTHHEEDLSSETLLNFVNVIIFVLAAIGFCVVCLCCLALCAESADRHSHTQLVIVPEASRSTSHPNFNMYYYAASRESPYGNYGLVRISGWEAHREDLVVDRVPRRVVR, from the exons ATGCTCCCTCCTGTTTATTTCCAGTGGGAATGCAAGGCCGAGATGAAATCGCAGAAGTTCGGTTTGATTCAAGTTAGATGCGAAGGATACGATTCTCCTCAAGACGAATACGTACTGCTGGGATCTTGCAGA CTGGAGTACTATCTGGAGAGAACCGAATTTGGCGGTGGCTCATTGCCGAGCAT ACCCGCGCATCAGACACACCATGAAGAGGACCTCTCCTCTGAGACGCTTCTTAATTTCGTcaacgtcatcatttttgttctgGCGGCGATTGGCTTCTGCGTTGTGTGCCTCTGCTGCTTGGCCCTTTGTGCGGAGAGCGCCGATCGTCACAGCCATACGCAACTCGTAATCGTACCCGAAGCCAGCCGCAGTACATCGCATCCGAACTTCAATATGTACTACTATGCCGCGTCAAGAGAATCTCCGTACGGAAACTACG GTTTGGTCCGGATATCTGGCTGGGAAGCTCACCGGGAGGACCTGGTTGTGGACCGGGTGCCTCGACGGGTGGTCCGTTAG
- the LOC126539032 gene encoding store-operated calcium entry-associated regulatory factor-like isoform X3: protein MRHTFVFGALLCLFSHPSDSLSGDKVRLKDVQVLTLRQGQYTTGRRSHPVPQLNCRGGSAGCEDQPSVVQCYNRGSDGRDTQWECKAEMKKSQKFGLIQVTCEGYDYPQDEYILVGSCGLEYYLERTGFFSGSSPSVSGQHRHNGYTRSTRAFWSFVNVIFFVLAALGFCVFCLCCLFLCTADTPHYSQGRSAYGAGYRPLVIQSGACHRSPPPVHGLYDIPPPYSASQYLNTNYGCGPVISPASTSQGPGFWTGAATGGLLGYLFGNRGCDTGERTVHAAPIERTFEPVSFFGNSCTSDGYTATDVGNVLSDVITSAGFGGTDRR, encoded by the exons ATGCGTCACACCTTCGTCTTCGGAGCGCTCCTTTGCCTGTTTTCTCATCCGTCAGACAGTTTGTCAG GTGACAAAGTGAGGCTGAAAGACGTTCAGGTTCTCACTTTGCGGCAAGGACAGTACACCACCGGCCGCCGGTCCCATCCGGTTCCTCAGCTGAACTGCCGCGGTGGCAGCGCAGGCTGCGAGGATCAACCTTCGGTTGTTCAGTGCTACAACCGTGGAAGCGACGGCCGGGACACACAG TGGGAATGCAAGGCCGAGATGAAGAAATCGCAGAAATTCGGATTGATTCAAGTGACATGCGAAGGGTACGATTATCCTCAAGACGAATACATACTGGTGGGATCTTGCGGG CTGGAGTACTATCTGGAGAGAACAGGTTTTTTCAGTGGATCATCGCCGAGCGT aagtgggCAGCACAGGCACAATGGATACACGCGCTCGACCCGCGCATTTTGGTCCTTCGTGAACGTGATCTTTTTCGTTCTTGCGGCGCTCGGATTCTGCGTTTTCTGCCTCTGCTGCTTGTTCCTGTGTACTGCGGACACCCCCCATTACAGCCAAGGGCGTTCAGCGTACGGCGCTGGCTACCGACCACTCGTAATCCAGTCCGGGGCCTGCCACAGGTCACCGCCCCCTGTTCACGGCCTGTACGACATCCCTCCGCCTTACTCGGCAAGCCAGTATCTGAACACGAACTACG GTTGCGGTCCGGTAATTTCGCCCGCCAGCACATCACAAGGACCTGGCTTCTGGACTGGTGCGGCTACGGGCGGTCTACTAGGCTACCTGTTCGGGAATAGGGGCTG CGACACAGGCGAAAGGACAGTGCATGCTGCTCCCATTGAAAGAACTTTTGAGCCGGTGTCGTTCTTTGGAAACAGTTGTACGAGTGACGGATACACAGCTACTG aTGTTGGTAACGTGTTGAGCGATGTGATTACATCTGCTG
- the LOC126539032 gene encoding store-operated calcium entry-associated regulatory factor-like isoform X1, giving the protein MRHTFVFGALLCLFSHPSDSLSGDKVRLKDVQVLTLRQGQYTTGRRSHPVPQLNCRGGSAGCEDQPSVVQCYNRGSDGRDTQWECKAEMKKSQKFGLIQVTCEGYDYPQDEYILVGSCGLEYYLERTGFFSGSSPSVSGQHRHNGYTRSTRAFWSFVNVIFFVLAALGFCVFCLCCLFLCTADTPHYSQGRSAYGAGYRPLVIQSGACHRSPPPVHGLYDIPPPYSASQYLNTNYVRGARGRALTLVHSKHLPPAGILKPRRKARITTNRTTSCGPVISPASTSQGPGFWTGAATGGLLGYLFGNRGCDTGERTVHAAPIERTFEPVSFFGNSCTSDGYTATDVGNVLSDVITSAGFGGTDRR; this is encoded by the exons ATGCGTCACACCTTCGTCTTCGGAGCGCTCCTTTGCCTGTTTTCTCATCCGTCAGACAGTTTGTCAG GTGACAAAGTGAGGCTGAAAGACGTTCAGGTTCTCACTTTGCGGCAAGGACAGTACACCACCGGCCGCCGGTCCCATCCGGTTCCTCAGCTGAACTGCCGCGGTGGCAGCGCAGGCTGCGAGGATCAACCTTCGGTTGTTCAGTGCTACAACCGTGGAAGCGACGGCCGGGACACACAG TGGGAATGCAAGGCCGAGATGAAGAAATCGCAGAAATTCGGATTGATTCAAGTGACATGCGAAGGGTACGATTATCCTCAAGACGAATACATACTGGTGGGATCTTGCGGG CTGGAGTACTATCTGGAGAGAACAGGTTTTTTCAGTGGATCATCGCCGAGCGT aagtgggCAGCACAGGCACAATGGATACACGCGCTCGACCCGCGCATTTTGGTCCTTCGTGAACGTGATCTTTTTCGTTCTTGCGGCGCTCGGATTCTGCGTTTTCTGCCTCTGCTGCTTGTTCCTGTGTACTGCGGACACCCCCCATTACAGCCAAGGGCGTTCAGCGTACGGCGCTGGCTACCGACCACTCGTAATCCAGTCCGGGGCCTGCCACAGGTCACCGCCCCCTGTTCACGGCCTGTACGACATCCCTCCGCCTTACTCGGCAAGCCAGTATCTGAACACGAACTACG TGCGCGGTGCTCGAGGTAGGGCCCTGACTTTGGTACACAGCAAACACCTGCCGCCCGCGGGAATCCTCAAGCCTCGGCGAAAGGCAAGAATAACAACCAATCGGACTACGA GTTGCGGTCCGGTAATTTCGCCCGCCAGCACATCACAAGGACCTGGCTTCTGGACTGGTGCGGCTACGGGCGGTCTACTAGGCTACCTGTTCGGGAATAGGGGCTG CGACACAGGCGAAAGGACAGTGCATGCTGCTCCCATTGAAAGAACTTTTGAGCCGGTGTCGTTCTTTGGAAACAGTTGTACGAGTGACGGATACACAGCTACTG aTGTTGGTAACGTGTTGAGCGATGTGATTACATCTGCTG
- the LOC126539032 gene encoding store-operated calcium entry-associated regulatory factor-like isoform X2, with the protein MRHTFVFGALLCLFSHPSDSLSGDKVRLKDVQVLTLRQGQYTTGRRSHPVPQLNCRGGSAGCEDQPSVVQCYNRGSDGRDTQWECKAEMKKSQKFGLIQVTCEGYDYPQDEYILVGSCGLEYYLERTGFFSGSSPSVSGQHRHNGYTRSTRAFWSFVNVIFFVLAALGFCVFCLCCLFLCTADTPHYSQGRSAYGAGYRPLVIQSGACHRSPPPVHGLYDIPPPYSASQYLNTNYVRGARGRALTLVHSKHLPPAGILKPRRKARITTNRTTSCGPVISPASTSQGPGFWTGAATGGLLGYLFGNRGCDTGERTVHAAPIERTFEPVSFFGNSCTSDGYTATGFGGTDRR; encoded by the exons ATGCGTCACACCTTCGTCTTCGGAGCGCTCCTTTGCCTGTTTTCTCATCCGTCAGACAGTTTGTCAG GTGACAAAGTGAGGCTGAAAGACGTTCAGGTTCTCACTTTGCGGCAAGGACAGTACACCACCGGCCGCCGGTCCCATCCGGTTCCTCAGCTGAACTGCCGCGGTGGCAGCGCAGGCTGCGAGGATCAACCTTCGGTTGTTCAGTGCTACAACCGTGGAAGCGACGGCCGGGACACACAG TGGGAATGCAAGGCCGAGATGAAGAAATCGCAGAAATTCGGATTGATTCAAGTGACATGCGAAGGGTACGATTATCCTCAAGACGAATACATACTGGTGGGATCTTGCGGG CTGGAGTACTATCTGGAGAGAACAGGTTTTTTCAGTGGATCATCGCCGAGCGT aagtgggCAGCACAGGCACAATGGATACACGCGCTCGACCCGCGCATTTTGGTCCTTCGTGAACGTGATCTTTTTCGTTCTTGCGGCGCTCGGATTCTGCGTTTTCTGCCTCTGCTGCTTGTTCCTGTGTACTGCGGACACCCCCCATTACAGCCAAGGGCGTTCAGCGTACGGCGCTGGCTACCGACCACTCGTAATCCAGTCCGGGGCCTGCCACAGGTCACCGCCCCCTGTTCACGGCCTGTACGACATCCCTCCGCCTTACTCGGCAAGCCAGTATCTGAACACGAACTACG TGCGCGGTGCTCGAGGTAGGGCCCTGACTTTGGTACACAGCAAACACCTGCCGCCCGCGGGAATCCTCAAGCCTCGGCGAAAGGCAAGAATAACAACCAATCGGACTACGA GTTGCGGTCCGGTAATTTCGCCCGCCAGCACATCACAAGGACCTGGCTTCTGGACTGGTGCGGCTACGGGCGGTCTACTAGGCTACCTGTTCGGGAATAGGGGCTG CGACACAGGCGAAAGGACAGTGCATGCTGCTCCCATTGAAAGAACTTTTGAGCCGGTGTCGTTCTTTGGAAACAGTTGTACGAGTGACGGATACACAGCTACTG